One Rhodococcus sp. P1Y DNA window includes the following coding sequences:
- a CDS encoding PhoH family protein, whose protein sequence is MTTSRSVSAPLRTFVLDTSVLLSDPWAVIRFAEHNVVLPLVVISELEGKRHHHELGWFARESLRMLDDLRVEHGRLDQPVPIGTDGGTLQVELNHTDPSVLPVGFRTDSNDSRILACALNLAAEGKDVVLVSKDIPLRVKAGAVGLPADEYHAHDVVNSGWTGMAELEVQAFDIDHLFSEGVIDLDGARDMPCHTGVRLLGGRSSALGRVTPDKQVQLVRGEREAFGLHGRSAEQRVALDLLLDESIGIVSLGGKAGTGKSALALTAGLEAVLERRTHRKVVVFRPLYAVGGQELGYLPGSESEKMGPWAQAVFDTLDGLASPEVMEEVIARGMLEVLPLTHIRGRSLHDSFVIVDEAQSLERNVLLTVLSRLGSGSRVVLTHDVAQRDNLRVGRHDGVAAVIEKLKGHPLFAHITLTRSERSPIAALVTEMLEEFGPAGA, encoded by the coding sequence GTGACCACTTCACGCTCCGTTTCCGCCCCTCTTCGGACATTCGTGCTGGACACCTCGGTTCTACTGTCGGACCCCTGGGCAGTCATCCGGTTCGCCGAGCACAATGTGGTTCTCCCGCTGGTAGTCATCAGCGAACTGGAGGGTAAACGCCATCACCACGAGCTGGGATGGTTCGCGCGGGAATCTTTGCGCATGCTCGACGATCTTCGTGTCGAGCACGGTCGTCTCGATCAGCCGGTTCCCATCGGAACCGACGGTGGCACACTGCAAGTCGAGCTCAACCACACCGATCCTTCCGTTCTCCCCGTCGGCTTCCGTACCGATTCCAACGATTCTCGAATCCTGGCCTGCGCACTGAATTTGGCGGCTGAGGGCAAAGATGTCGTGCTGGTCAGCAAGGACATTCCGCTCCGAGTCAAAGCAGGCGCCGTCGGGCTTCCCGCCGACGAGTACCACGCTCACGACGTGGTCAACTCCGGTTGGACCGGTATGGCAGAACTCGAAGTCCAAGCTTTCGATATCGACCACTTGTTCTCCGAGGGCGTCATCGATCTCGACGGTGCCCGAGACATGCCGTGCCACACAGGTGTTCGCCTTCTGGGTGGACGGTCGAGTGCGCTCGGACGCGTCACGCCCGACAAGCAGGTTCAGTTGGTGCGCGGCGAGCGTGAGGCGTTCGGCTTGCATGGTCGTTCTGCGGAACAGCGTGTGGCACTTGATCTTCTGCTCGACGAGAGCATCGGGATCGTCTCGCTCGGCGGCAAGGCGGGTACGGGTAAGTCGGCACTTGCGCTGACGGCTGGCCTCGAAGCGGTCCTCGAGCGTCGTACACACCGGAAAGTCGTTGTGTTCCGGCCTCTTTACGCTGTCGGCGGACAGGAGCTCGGCTACCTTCCCGGTAGCGAGAGCGAGAAGATGGGTCCGTGGGCACAGGCGGTCTTCGACACGCTCGACGGACTGGCGAGCCCCGAGGTGATGGAGGAAGTCATTGCCCGCGGAATGCTGGAAGTCTTGCCACTGACGCACATTCGCGGACGTTCGCTGCACGATTCGTTCGTGATCGTCGACGAGGCTCAGTCCCTCGAGCGCAATGTTCTGCTGACGGTACTGTCGAGACTTGGGAGCGGCTCACGCGTCGTACTCACGCACGATGTCGCGCAGCGCGACAACCTGCGTGTCGGCCGTCACGACGGTGTCGCAGCGGTCATCGAAAAGCTCAAGGGCCACCCGCTTTTCGCGCACATCACCCTCACCCGCAGTGAGCGTTCCCCGATCGCTGCGCTGGTGACGGAAATGCTCGAGGAATTCGGTCCGGCAGGAGCGTAG
- a CDS encoding limonene-1,2-epoxide hydrolase family protein, translated as MTDTLQAATVTAMFDALKTRDIDNVIARLDDTIVWHNVGLPKVKGITRVGKFMRLLAKPAYGFDVTIHNIASDGDIVLTERTDVLIWRRLRIEFWVCGTFELREDKIVVWRDYFDNLDFFKGLVKGAFRAM; from the coding sequence ATGACCGACACACTGCAGGCAGCAACCGTCACGGCGATGTTCGACGCCTTGAAGACCCGCGACATCGACAACGTGATCGCGCGTCTGGACGACACGATCGTGTGGCACAACGTGGGCCTTCCTAAAGTCAAAGGAATCACCAGGGTCGGCAAGTTCATGCGACTGCTCGCCAAACCTGCCTACGGCTTCGACGTCACGATCCACAACATCGCATCCGACGGCGACATAGTGCTCACCGAACGAACCGACGTGCTGATCTGGCGCCGGCTTCGCATCGAGTTCTGGGTGTGCGGAACGTTCGAACTGCGCGAGGACAAGATCGTGGTGTGGCGCGACTACTTCGACAACCTCGACTTCTTCAAAGGTCTTGTGAAGGGCGCGTTCCGCGCCATGTGA
- a CDS encoding acyl-ACP desaturase produces MPTNMTDGDLLLRLEPAVEENLTRHIEEAEDWHPHEFAPWDEGRNFAFLGGEDWSPEQSHLSDVEILSATVGVLVADNLPAYHRELARALTGLGAWWKWTGRWTSEENRQAIVLRDYMVLTRAVDPVALERVRMEEMTKGYDAPSLHVLDIIAHFAIDETAAALRNTNTIALGGDEVLAKILTKIAADDTLQATFYVNIVNEAFNVVPDQMMRAIADRVTGYAIPVVDLPSKANSTEALKEAGIYDEDQQREKVFKPLLERWNFFGRDDLGDEGKKAREELAHLA; encoded by the coding sequence ATGCCTACGAATATGACGGACGGTGACCTGCTGCTCCGACTGGAGCCCGCCGTCGAAGAGAACCTGACTCGCCACATCGAGGAAGCCGAGGACTGGCATCCTCATGAGTTCGCGCCCTGGGACGAGGGACGGAACTTCGCATTCCTCGGTGGAGAAGACTGGTCGCCCGAGCAGTCGCACCTCAGCGATGTGGAGATTCTGTCGGCAACCGTCGGCGTCCTCGTCGCCGACAACCTGCCCGCGTACCACCGCGAGCTGGCTCGTGCGCTCACCGGCCTCGGCGCCTGGTGGAAGTGGACCGGTCGCTGGACTTCGGAGGAGAACCGACAGGCGATCGTGCTGCGTGACTACATGGTGTTGACCCGCGCTGTCGACCCGGTAGCCCTCGAACGCGTCCGTATGGAAGAAATGACCAAGGGTTACGACGCCCCGAGCCTGCATGTTCTCGACATCATCGCGCATTTCGCGATCGACGAGACAGCGGCTGCACTGCGCAACACGAATACCATCGCGCTCGGCGGCGACGAGGTGTTGGCCAAGATTCTGACGAAGATCGCCGCTGACGACACCCTGCAAGCCACGTTCTACGTCAACATCGTCAACGAGGCGTTCAATGTCGTCCCGGATCAGATGATGCGTGCGATCGCAGACCGCGTCACCGGCTACGCCATCCCGGTCGTCGACCTGCCCAGCAAGGCCAACAGCACCGAGGCGCTGAAGGAAGCCGGAATCTACGACGAGGACCAGCAGCGCGAGAAGGTCTTCAAGCCGCTACTCGAGCGCTGGAATTTCTTCGGCCGCGACGATCTCGGCGACGAGGGTAAGAAGGCTCGCGAGGAGCTCGCGCACCTGGCTTGA